A window of the Brachybacterium sacelli genome harbors these coding sequences:
- a CDS encoding Na+/H+ antiporter subunit A, whose product MLLAHLVAALLGPVLVRLMGRNAFFPLAAVPAASAIWLATIDPVALAEEPLEISVPWIPAFGIDLAFRLDPLSWVMALIATGIGAIVLLYCARYFKDTEPGLGRFAGVLTAFAGAMVGLVLSDDVMMLYTFWELTTVFSYLLIGHYQEKQASRRAAMNALISTTAGGLAMLVGLLMLSAEAGSLRITEILASPMWADAGPFLVIAVLLILAGATTKSALIPTHFWLPGAMAAPTPVSAYLHAAAMVKAGVYLILRMGPALTHLEIVTMIIAALGAATMILGGWRALRQTDIKLLLAYGTVSQLGFLSAVAGLATHDALLAGLAMLIAHAVFKAPLFMVVGIIDKKFGTRDLRVLSGVAKVAPVVAVIGTVSAASMAAVPPLFGFVAKEALFTALWYGETWHKVLLAALVVGSVLTVAYSWRFVHGSFGTAPGAPAVQKPSIPVLFWLPPALVAVLSLVLSALTGPLEEILRGFSGVLPETVEAVHLAVIPHVGVPLLASAVALGAGALLCVLAKPFARLQKKVSPLSWASEELLDRIDAERAFRRVMRLVDSVSVAVTPLFQRGSLPYTLGTMLMVLIVLVAPIAVSQSPLPDNLVLFHHPVELIVLPVAALAALGAARSRRRLRAVFLISVTGYAVAVLFLVAGAPDVATTQVLVETAMTVVLVLVLRRLPTHFSRRPLRIGAWGRWAIAISTAVVLCGAALYAADARYRDPLGPGLIEAAYEIGGGHNVVNVTLVDARVWDTMGEISVLLVVATGVASLIFVTRREQSISRVRDLDTRTSIWKRRADSALPQNALDFDARPEEVAGGNRWRTWLSAGLTLAPERRMVVLEVITRIAFPMMMMFSLYLLMAGHNLPGGGFAGGLVAGLALALRYLAGGRYELSEAAPVQAGFVLGTGMAIAVIAGVLPVLAGGSVFTTATPVVHVPVLGELHFPSALLFDTGVYLVVVGVILDFLRTLGAQIDQQQEVETDDR is encoded by the coding sequence ATGCTCCTCGCCCATCTGGTGGCGGCCCTCCTCGGGCCCGTCCTGGTGCGGCTGATGGGGCGCAACGCGTTCTTCCCGCTGGCTGCGGTGCCCGCCGCCTCGGCCATCTGGCTGGCCACGATCGATCCCGTCGCCCTCGCCGAGGAGCCGCTGGAGATCTCCGTCCCGTGGATCCCCGCCTTCGGCATCGACCTCGCCTTCCGTCTGGACCCGCTGAGCTGGGTGATGGCGCTGATCGCCACCGGCATCGGAGCGATCGTCCTGCTGTACTGCGCGCGGTACTTCAAGGACACCGAGCCGGGGCTGGGCCGCTTCGCGGGCGTGCTGACGGCCTTCGCGGGCGCCATGGTCGGCCTGGTGCTCTCCGACGACGTGATGATGCTCTACACCTTCTGGGAGCTCACGACCGTCTTCTCCTACCTGCTGATCGGGCATTACCAGGAGAAGCAGGCCTCCCGTCGTGCGGCCATGAACGCCCTCATCTCCACCACCGCCGGCGGTCTCGCCATGCTGGTGGGTCTCCTGATGCTCTCCGCCGAGGCCGGCTCCCTGCGGATCACCGAGATCCTGGCCTCGCCGATGTGGGCCGATGCCGGGCCGTTCCTGGTGATCGCGGTGCTGCTGATCCTCGCCGGGGCCACCACGAAGTCCGCCCTGATCCCCACCCACTTCTGGCTGCCCGGTGCGATGGCGGCCCCCACGCCGGTCTCCGCCTACCTCCACGCCGCCGCGATGGTGAAGGCCGGTGTCTACCTGATCCTGCGGATGGGGCCCGCACTCACCCATCTGGAGATCGTCACCATGATCATCGCCGCGCTCGGCGCGGCGACGATGATCCTCGGCGGCTGGCGTGCACTGCGCCAGACCGACATCAAGCTGCTGCTGGCCTATGGCACCGTCTCCCAGCTCGGCTTCCTCTCCGCGGTGGCCGGTCTGGCCACCCACGACGCCCTGCTGGCGGGACTGGCGATGCTGATCGCCCATGCCGTGTTCAAGGCCCCGCTGTTCATGGTCGTCGGCATCATCGACAAGAAGTTCGGCACCCGTGACCTGCGTGTCCTGTCCGGGGTGGCGAAGGTCGCGCCGGTGGTCGCCGTGATCGGCACCGTCTCGGCGGCCTCGATGGCGGCGGTCCCTCCTCTGTTCGGCTTCGTCGCGAAGGAGGCGCTGTTCACCGCGCTCTGGTACGGCGAGACGTGGCACAAGGTCCTGCTGGCGGCGCTGGTCGTCGGCTCGGTCCTCACCGTCGCCTACTCCTGGCGGTTCGTCCACGGCTCCTTCGGGACCGCCCCGGGCGCCCCCGCCGTCCAGAAGCCGAGCATCCCCGTCCTGTTCTGGCTGCCGCCCGCCCTGGTGGCGGTGCTCTCCCTCGTCCTGTCGGCGCTGACCGGGCCCCTCGAGGAGATCCTGCGCGGCTTCTCCGGGGTGCTGCCCGAGACCGTCGAGGCCGTCCACCTCGCAGTGATCCCGCACGTGGGTGTCCCGCTGCTCGCCTCCGCCGTGGCCCTCGGAGCCGGTGCGCTGCTGTGCGTGCTGGCGAAGCCGTTCGCCAGGCTCCAGAAGAAGGTGTCCCCGTTGAGCTGGGCGAGCGAGGAGCTCCTCGACCGGATCGACGCCGAGCGCGCCTTCCGCCGCGTCATGCGTCTGGTCGACTCCGTGTCGGTCGCGGTCACCCCGCTGTTCCAGCGGGGTTCGCTGCCCTACACGCTGGGCACGATGCTGATGGTGCTGATCGTGCTGGTCGCTCCGATCGCGGTCTCCCAGTCCCCGCTGCCGGACAACCTGGTGCTGTTCCACCACCCCGTCGAGCTCATCGTCCTGCCGGTGGCCGCGCTCGCCGCCCTCGGTGCCGCCCGCTCCCGGCGTCGGCTGCGCGCGGTGTTCCTGATCTCCGTGACCGGATATGCCGTGGCGGTCCTGTTCCTGGTCGCGGGCGCTCCGGATGTGGCGACCACCCAGGTGCTGGTCGAGACCGCGATGACCGTCGTGCTGGTGCTCGTGCTGCGCCGGCTGCCCACCCACTTCTCGCGGCGGCCGCTGCGGATCGGCGCCTGGGGGCGCTGGGCGATCGCGATCAGCACCGCCGTCGTGCTGTGCGGCGCCGCCCTGTACGCCGCCGACGCCCGCTACCGCGACCCCCTCGGCCCCGGTCTGATCGAGGCGGCCTACGAGATCGGCGGCGGCCACAACGTCGTCAACGTGACCCTGGTCGACGCCCGCGTCTGGGACACCATGGGCGAGATCTCGGTGCTGCTGGTGGTCGCCACCGGCGTCGCCTCCCTGATCTTCGTCACCCGGCGCGAGCAGTCGATCTCGCGCGTGCGGGACCTCGACACCCGCACCTCGATCTGGAAGCGCCGCGCCGACTCGGCGCTGCCGCAGAACGCCCTGGACTTCGATGCCCGCCCCGAGGAGGTCGCCGGCGGCAACCGCTGGCGCACCTGGCTCTCGGCCGGGCTCACCCTGGCCCCGGAGCGGCGCATGGTGGTGCTCGAGGTGATCACCCGCATCGCCTTCCCGATGATGATGATGTTCTCGCTGTATCTGCTGATGGCGGGCCACAACCTGCCCGGTGGCGGCTTCGCCGGCGGGCTCGTCGCCGGTCTCGCCCTCGCCCTGCGCTACCTCGCCGGGGGGCGCTACGAGCTCTCCGAGGCCGCTCCCGTGCAGGCCGGCTTCGTCCTCGGCACGGGCATGGCCATCGCCGTCATCGCCGGCGTGCTGCCGGTCCTGGCCGGCGGCAGCGTGTTCACCACCGCCACGCCGGTGGTCCACGTGCCGGTGCTGGGCGAGCTGCACTTCCCCAGCGCCCTGCTGTTCGACACCGGCGTGTATCTCGTGGTGGTCGGCGTGATCCTCGACTTCCTGCGCACCCTCGGTGCCCAGATCGACCAGCAGCAGGAGGTGGAGACCGATGACCGTTAG
- a CDS encoding Na(+)/H(+) antiporter subunit C, producing the protein MTVSLALLLTAGVLVACGVYLVLERTLTRVVLGFVLLSNGVNLLFIVAAGPPGLPPFEGTADPEDMTDPLPFAMVLTAIVISLGITAFGIALAYRAWQLFGHDEVPDDVEDRRVLRRRRRRSEDTEKLPWSQALSEESRRGALMHSQGFAPTEDDQLGSDLTSAEEVPQDATEADEGGASSSPRMAYRHSERDHHAADAPGAGPATETDREHTDGRGET; encoded by the coding sequence ATGACCGTTAGCCTCGCCCTGCTCCTGACCGCCGGAGTGCTCGTCGCCTGCGGCGTCTACCTCGTGCTCGAGCGCACCCTGACCCGAGTTGTCCTCGGCTTCGTGCTGCTGAGCAACGGGGTGAACCTGCTGTTCATCGTGGCCGCCGGCCCGCCTGGGCTGCCACCCTTCGAGGGCACCGCCGACCCGGAGGACATGACCGACCCGCTGCCGTTCGCGATGGTGCTCACCGCGATCGTGATCTCCCTGGGCATCACCGCCTTCGGCATCGCCCTGGCCTACCGCGCCTGGCAGCTGTTCGGCCACGACGAGGTCCCCGACGACGTCGAGGACCGCCGCGTGTTGCGCCGGCGCCGCCGGCGCTCCGAGGACACCGAGAAGCTGCCGTGGTCGCAGGCCCTGTCGGAGGAGTCGCGCCGCGGCGCGCTGATGCATTCCCAGGGCTTCGCCCCGACCGAGGACGACCAGCTCGGCTCCGACCTCACCAGCGCCGAGGAGGTTCCTCAGGACGCGACCGAGGCCGACGAGGGCGGCGCCTCCTCCTCGCCGCGGATGGCCTACCGCCACAGCGAACGCGACCACCACGCGGCCGACGCCCCCGGAGCCGGCCCCGCGACGGAGACCGACCGGGAGCACACCGACGGACGGGGGGAGACATGA
- a CDS encoding Na+/H+ antiporter subunit D, translating into MSIELLLALPVMLPLGGAAVSLLLRHHARIQLWLSILTLVAILFVALLMGWYVTQESVLVLQIGNWTPQLGIVLVADRLTALMLVVSSFVTLSVLLYSSAQTVDERVGRTPLAIYHPTYLALVAGVSMAFLAGDLFNLYVGFEVLLAASYVLLTLGGSASRIRAATTYVIVSLLSSVIFLAAIASVYAATGTVNLAELAVRLDGLEPGTRMMLELMLLVAFAIKAAIFPLSAWLPDSYPTAPAPVTAVFAGLLTKVGIYAILRLETLLFPASQIQNLLLAAAALSLFVGILGAVAQTDLKRVLSFTLVSHMGYMLFGIGMSTQLGMGATIYYVAHHITVQSVLFLGAGLIETRGGTTNLIKLGGMAKLAPLIAVLFFVPAMNLAGIPPFSGFIGKVGLIEAGIAYDRTSGWILIGISVLTSLLTLYAIAKIWNRAFWQPASEEIISRAVVIPRVMTGATSALIVFSLLLTVLAGPIMSYSVEAASSVLERTPYVGAVLGEESAEQLVYRIDETGVRVDSR; encoded by the coding sequence ATGAGCATCGAGCTCCTCCTCGCCCTGCCGGTGATGCTCCCGCTGGGCGGTGCCGCGGTGTCGCTGCTGCTGCGCCACCACGCCCGCATCCAGCTGTGGCTGTCGATCCTCACCCTGGTCGCGATCCTCTTCGTCGCCCTGCTGATGGGCTGGTACGTCACCCAGGAGAGCGTGCTGGTCCTGCAGATCGGCAACTGGACCCCGCAGCTCGGCATCGTGCTGGTCGCCGACCGACTGACCGCGCTGATGCTCGTCGTCTCCAGCTTCGTCACCCTCTCGGTGCTGCTGTACTCCAGCGCGCAGACCGTCGACGAGCGGGTGGGCCGCACCCCGCTGGCGATCTACCATCCGACGTACCTCGCGCTGGTCGCGGGGGTCTCGATGGCCTTCCTCGCCGGCGACCTGTTCAACCTCTACGTCGGCTTCGAGGTGCTGCTCGCGGCGAGCTACGTACTGCTCACGCTCGGCGGCTCCGCCAGCCGCATCCGCGCCGCCACCACCTACGTGATCGTCTCCCTGCTGAGCTCGGTGATCTTCCTGGCGGCGATCGCGTCGGTGTACGCCGCGACCGGCACCGTGAACCTGGCCGAGCTGGCTGTGCGCCTGGACGGTCTCGAGCCGGGCACCCGCATGATGCTCGAGCTGATGCTGCTGGTGGCCTTCGCGATCAAGGCCGCGATCTTCCCCCTCAGCGCCTGGCTGCCGGACTCCTACCCGACCGCTCCCGCCCCGGTGACCGCGGTGTTCGCGGGACTGCTGACGAAGGTCGGCATCTACGCGATCCTGCGCCTGGAGACGCTGCTGTTCCCGGCCTCCCAGATCCAGAACCTGCTGCTGGCCGCGGCGGCGCTGAGCCTGTTCGTCGGGATCCTCGGCGCCGTCGCGCAGACGGACCTCAAGCGCGTGCTGTCCTTCACCCTGGTCTCCCACATGGGGTACATGCTGTTCGGCATCGGGATGAGCACGCAGCTGGGCATGGGCGCGACGATCTACTACGTCGCCCACCACATCACGGTGCAGTCCGTGCTGTTCCTCGGGGCGGGCCTCATCGAGACCCGCGGCGGGACCACGAACCTCATCAAGCTGGGCGGGATGGCGAAGCTGGCCCCGCTGATCGCGGTCCTGTTCTTCGTCCCCGCGATGAACCTCGCCGGCATCCCGCCCTTCTCCGGCTTCATCGGGAAGGTCGGCCTGATCGAGGCCGGCATCGCCTACGACCGGACCTCCGGCTGGATCCTCATCGGCATCAGCGTGCTCACCAGTCTGCTGACCCTCTACGCGATCGCGAAGATCTGGAACCGTGCCTTCTGGCAGCCGGCCAGCGAGGAGATCATCTCCCGCGCCGTCGTGATCCCCCGGGTGATGACCGGCGCGACCTCCGCACTGATCGTGTTCTCCCTGCTGCTGACCGTGCTGGCCGGCCCGATCATGTCGTACTCGGTCGAGGCGGCCTCCTCGGTGCTCGAGCGCACCCCGTACGTCGGTGCCGTGCTCGGCGAGGAGAGCGCCGAGCAGCTGGTCTACCGCATCGACGAGACCGGAGTGAGGGTGGACTCGCGATGA
- a CDS encoding Na+/H+ antiporter subunit E encodes MMRTRWSDLRRSWLWIVLSVALWCLLWGGIDVKNVLGGLLAAVLVFALFPMPPMGHELTLRPLRFVVFLLRFLYDLCESAVQVGWYAIRPGPQVPSSVIAVRMASRSDLFLTATGVLCTLIPGSVVVEAQRATGTLFMHVIGAGTPEEVEQARHRVHAQEERLLWAVGNRSVLEEAGLR; translated from the coding sequence ATGATGCGGACACGATGGAGCGACCTGCGACGATCCTGGCTGTGGATCGTCCTGTCCGTGGCGCTGTGGTGCCTGCTGTGGGGCGGGATCGACGTGAAGAACGTCCTCGGTGGCCTGCTCGCCGCGGTGCTGGTGTTCGCGCTCTTCCCGATGCCTCCCATGGGCCATGAGCTGACGCTGCGGCCGCTGCGGTTCGTGGTGTTCCTGCTGCGCTTCCTGTACGACCTGTGCGAGTCCGCGGTGCAGGTGGGCTGGTACGCGATCCGTCCCGGCCCGCAGGTGCCCAGCTCCGTGATCGCGGTGCGGATGGCCTCGCGCTCGGACCTCTTCCTCACCGCCACCGGGGTGCTGTGCACGCTGATCCCCGGCTCCGTCGTGGTCGAGGCGCAGCGCGCCACCGGCACGCTGTTCATGCATGTCATCGGGGCCGGCACGCCGGAGGAGGTCGAGCAGGCCCGCCACCGCGTCCATGCGCAGGAGGAACGGCTGCTGTGGGCCGTCGGGAACCGTTCGGTGCTCGAGGAGGCGGGACTGCGATGA
- a CDS encoding monovalent cation/H+ antiporter complex subunit F, producing the protein MTPFDILLLVCAVVLSLTALAVVVRMIVGPTILDRAVAIDSLVVLAVLGMALYAASAEAPWAGPAMLGLTGLAFIGTVTFARFVGREEPAPGRRRRLGQSETTTGPMESIHFQHLDPSRGVAPVEPVNAVEEDLTASQDSAHGFGAEDGSRGFEDEDPEHGVGAADDWRGTEDDRFEDEQDDGELGFGATDATGGRR; encoded by the coding sequence ATGACCCCGTTCGACATCCTCCTGCTCGTCTGCGCCGTGGTGCTCTCCCTGACCGCGCTCGCCGTCGTCGTCCGCATGATCGTCGGCCCCACCATCCTCGATCGCGCGGTCGCGATCGATTCCCTGGTGGTCCTGGCCGTGCTCGGCATGGCGCTGTACGCGGCCTCGGCGGAGGCGCCCTGGGCCGGCCCGGCCATGCTCGGCCTGACCGGTCTCGCCTTCATCGGCACCGTCACCTTCGCCCGCTTCGTGGGACGCGAGGAGCCCGCGCCCGGCCGGAGGCGCCGGCTCGGGCAGTCGGAGACCACCACCGGCCCGATGGAGTCCATCCATTTCCAGCACCTCGACCCCTCCCGGGGAGTCGCGCCGGTCGAGCCGGTCAATGCGGTGGAAGAGGATCTGACCGCATCCCAGGACTCCGCGCATGGCTTCGGTGCCGAGGACGGCTCGCGCGGTTTCGAGGACGAGGACCCCGAGCACGGCGTCGGAGCCGCCGACGACTGGCGCGGCACCGAGGACGATCGGTTCGAGGACGAGCAGGACGACGGAGAGCTCGGCTTCGGGGCCACGGACGCGACGGGGGGCCGACGATGA
- the mnhG gene encoding monovalent cation/H(+) antiporter subunit G — translation MSVVEIIAAVLIGVGLLLAVVAAIGLNRFQGVLMRLHAASKPQTLGLMLVFAGVSLHVGSWSLASFLLVVLLAQMLTVPVASIMVGRAAFRRGFVRGGDYAIDELSPRLATPSDDDDDEDGFIDEEDDDHEGLASDGEERFPENVVATTADAVTDRNWEEPEAGADEVEDTDIIDVDLEDETEREAEEVAERDPRK, via the coding sequence ATGAGCGTGGTCGAGATCATCGCCGCGGTGCTGATCGGCGTGGGCCTGCTGCTCGCCGTGGTGGCCGCGATCGGGCTGAATCGCTTCCAGGGCGTGCTGATGCGCCTGCATGCGGCGTCCAAGCCGCAGACCCTCGGACTGATGCTGGTCTTCGCCGGTGTCAGCCTGCACGTGGGGTCCTGGTCCCTGGCGTCTTTCCTGCTGGTCGTCCTGCTCGCCCAGATGTTGACCGTACCGGTCGCGAGCATCATGGTCGGCCGTGCCGCCTTCCGCCGCGGCTTCGTGCGCGGCGGCGACTATGCGATCGACGAGCTCAGCCCGCGCCTGGCGACCCCCTCGGACGACGATGACGACGAGGACGGCTTCATCGACGAGGAGGACGACGACCACGAGGGGCTGGCCTCCGACGGCGAGGAGCGGTTCCCCGAGAACGTCGTCGCCACCACCGCGGACGCGGTCACGGACCGCAACTGGGAGGAGCCGGAGGCCGGCGCCGACGAGGTCGAGGACACCGACATCATCGACGTGGACCTCGAGGACGAGACCGAGCGCGAGGCAGAGGAGGTCGCCGAGCGCGACCCCCGGAAGTGA
- a CDS encoding formate--tetrahydrofolate ligase: MSAENPDLAIAQAATLRPITEVAETAGIPADALVPYGTDKAKVDVRKMSTPSTHGTLILVSAMSPTPAGEGKSTTTVGLADAFTLKGKRTMVALREPALGPIMGIKGGATGGGYAQVVPMEDINLHFTGDFHAIQIANNTLAALVDNHLQQGNQLGIDPRRIQWKRVVDVNDRALRSIVVGLGGASQGVPREDGFDIVVASEIMAILCLASDLADLEARISRVVIGFTYDRAPVTVQELGVAGAITMLLKDALLPNLVQTLGGTPALVHGGPFANIAHGCNSLAATRLALSLSEITVTEAGFGSDLGAEKFLDIKSRLGGLSPDGAVVVATVRALKMHGGVAKSDLATEDVDSALAGTANLARHVENLRKFGLEPVVAVNRFPTDTEAELQAVLDWAHEQGFRAALSEVWAKGGEGGLAVADELLAAMSGDRGGGFRPLYDPAGGIEESLRTLAREIYGADDVVFADRAPAQLRMLKRNGWDDLPVCVAKTQYSLSDDPTLLGAPTGHLLHVRDLVPKIGAGFVVALTGAIMAMPGLPKEPAATRMGVTDDGESIGLF, translated from the coding sequence ATGTCTGCCGAGAACCCGGATCTGGCGATCGCCCAAGCAGCGACCCTGCGACCGATCACCGAGGTCGCCGAGACGGCGGGGATCCCCGCCGACGCCCTGGTGCCCTACGGCACCGACAAGGCCAAGGTCGACGTGCGGAAGATGTCGACCCCCAGCACGCACGGCACGCTGATCCTGGTCTCGGCCATGTCGCCCACGCCCGCGGGCGAGGGCAAGTCGACCACCACCGTCGGACTCGCCGACGCCTTCACTCTGAAGGGCAAGCGCACGATGGTCGCACTGCGCGAACCCGCCCTCGGCCCGATCATGGGGATCAAGGGCGGCGCCACCGGCGGTGGCTACGCGCAGGTGGTGCCCATGGAGGACATCAACCTCCATTTCACCGGCGACTTCCACGCCATCCAGATCGCCAACAACACGCTCGCGGCGCTCGTGGACAACCACCTCCAGCAAGGCAACCAGCTCGGCATCGACCCCCGGCGCATCCAGTGGAAGCGCGTGGTCGACGTCAACGACCGCGCCCTGCGCTCGATCGTGGTCGGCCTCGGCGGCGCCTCCCAGGGCGTCCCCCGCGAAGACGGCTTCGACATCGTCGTCGCCTCCGAGATCATGGCGATCCTGTGCCTGGCCTCGGACCTCGCCGACCTCGAGGCGCGGATCAGCCGCGTCGTCATCGGCTTCACCTACGACCGTGCACCCGTGACGGTCCAGGAGCTCGGCGTCGCCGGAGCCATCACCATGCTGCTCAAGGACGCCCTGCTGCCGAACCTGGTCCAGACCCTCGGCGGCACCCCGGCGCTCGTGCACGGCGGCCCCTTCGCCAACATCGCCCACGGCTGCAACTCCCTGGCCGCCACCCGACTGGCCCTGTCGCTGTCCGAGATCACCGTGACCGAGGCCGGTTTCGGTTCCGACCTCGGCGCCGAGAAGTTCCTGGACATCAAGTCGCGCCTGGGCGGCCTCTCCCCCGACGGCGCCGTGGTGGTCGCCACCGTGCGCGCCCTGAAGATGCACGGCGGCGTCGCCAAGAGCGACCTCGCCACCGAGGACGTCGACTCCGCCCTGGCGGGCACCGCGAACCTCGCCCGTCACGTGGAGAACCTCCGCAAGTTCGGGCTCGAGCCCGTCGTCGCCGTGAACCGCTTCCCCACCGACACCGAGGCGGAGCTGCAGGCCGTCCTCGACTGGGCCCATGAGCAGGGTTTCCGTGCCGCGCTGAGCGAGGTGTGGGCCAAAGGCGGCGAGGGCGGTCTCGCCGTGGCGGACGAATTGCTCGCCGCGATGAGCGGCGACCGCGGGGGCGGCTTCCGCCCCCTCTACGATCCCGCCGGTGGGATCGAGGAGTCGCTGCGCACCTTGGCCCGCGAGATCTACGGGGCCGACGACGTCGTCTTCGCGGACCGCGCCCCCGCCCAGCTGCGGATGCTGAAGCGCAACGGCTGGGACGACCTGCCCGTGTGCGTCGCCAAGACCCAGTACTCCCTCTCCGACGACCCGACGCTGCTGGGCGCTCCCACCGGGCACCTGCTGCACGTGCGTGACCTGGTGCCCAAGATCGGAGCCGGCTTCGTCGTCGCCCTGACCGGCGCGATCATGGCCATGCCGGGGTTGCCGAAGGAGCCGGCCGCGACACGCATGGGCGTCACCGACGACGGGGAGTCGATCGGGCTGTTCTGA
- a CDS encoding serine/threonine protein phosphatase: MSEMHGWVSVTREDGETVGYLEPLTDDFDLVQPRTLLGHALGGPGEFEEGEERLAAHGISELAEQWVLDADTEGEVAGLTIVELSPREVRLADYLATKGLMATENLHVAWPDLEERLSRR; the protein is encoded by the coding sequence ATGAGCGAGATGCACGGGTGGGTCAGCGTCACCCGCGAGGACGGGGAGACCGTCGGCTATCTCGAGCCGCTCACCGACGATTTCGACCTCGTGCAGCCCCGTACGCTGCTTGGTCACGCTCTCGGCGGTCCGGGGGAGTTCGAGGAGGGTGAGGAGAGGCTGGCCGCGCACGGGATCTCCGAGCTCGCCGAGCAGTGGGTGTTGGACGCCGACACCGAGGGCGAGGTCGCGGGCCTGACCATCGTGGAGCTCTCGCCGCGCGAGGTGCGGCTCGCCGACTACCTGGCGACCAAGGGGCTGATGGCCACCGAGAACCTGCACGTGGCCTGGCCCGACCTGGAGGAGCGCCTCAGTCGGCGGTGA
- a CDS encoding glycerol dehydrogenase, with protein MTTGFALASPSRYIQGKEALASLGEHLSRLGSSPLLVADDTVWGIVDETVTESLRQEGLPVTREAFSSFATSEAVDALVETISSEGHDVVVGIGGGSSIDAAKAAGHLAGIRWVSVPTAASSDAPTSALSVIYTAAGEFLEYRFFPKNPDLVLIDTRLVADAPERFLVAGIGDALATWVEARATARGQGTTMAGGRPTRAGTALAHLSWEILWENALQALDAVRANTVTPALEAVTEANTLLSGLGFESGGLAAAHAIHNGLTAAPQTHGLSHGQKVNIGTLTQLVMEGADPEEIEDFIEFTTRVGLPTTLTEIGLTPQDTTELRAVAEASAAPGETIHNMPFPVTPDLVFDALVLLEGLSRRVRDDRGLPEPVQYTAPH; from the coding sequence ATGACCACAGGATTCGCCCTCGCCAGCCCCTCTCGCTACATCCAGGGCAAGGAGGCCCTCGCTTCCCTGGGCGAGCACCTCTCGAGACTGGGCAGCTCGCCGCTGCTCGTGGCCGATGACACCGTCTGGGGCATCGTCGACGAGACCGTCACCGAGAGCCTGCGCCAGGAGGGCCTGCCCGTCACGCGGGAGGCGTTCAGCTCCTTCGCCACCTCCGAGGCGGTCGATGCCCTCGTGGAGACGATCTCCTCCGAGGGTCACGATGTCGTCGTGGGCATCGGCGGGGGTTCCTCGATCGATGCGGCCAAGGCTGCCGGACACCTGGCAGGCATCCGCTGGGTCTCGGTGCCGACCGCCGCCTCCTCGGACGCCCCCACCTCGGCGCTGTCCGTCATCTACACGGCCGCCGGCGAGTTCCTGGAGTACCGCTTCTTCCCCAAGAACCCGGACCTCGTGCTCATCGATACCCGCCTGGTGGCGGACGCCCCCGAGAGATTCCTGGTCGCGGGCATCGGTGATGCTCTCGCGACCTGGGTCGAAGCGCGTGCCACCGCCCGCGGCCAGGGCACGACGATGGCCGGCGGCCGTCCCACCCGTGCCGGAACCGCTCTGGCCCACCTGTCGTGGGAGATCCTGTGGGAGAACGCGCTGCAGGCCCTCGACGCGGTGCGCGCGAACACGGTCACCCCGGCCCTGGAGGCCGTCACCGAGGCGAACACCCTGCTGTCCGGTCTGGGCTTCGAATCCGGTGGCCTGGCCGCCGCACACGCGATCCACAACGGTCTCACCGCGGCGCCGCAGACTCATGGCCTCAGCCACGGGCAGAAGGTGAACATCGGAACTCTCACCCAGCTCGTGATGGAGGGCGCCGACCCCGAGGAGATCGAGGACTTCATCGAGTTCACCACCCGGGTGGGCCTCCCGACCACTCTCACCGAGATCGGGCTGACCCCGCAGGACACCACGGAGCTCCGCGCCGTCGCCGAGGCCTCGGCCGCGCCGGGCGAGACGATCCACAACATGCCGTTCCCGGTCACGCCGGACCTGGTGTTCGACGCGCTCGTCCTGCTCGAGGGCCTCTCCCGTCGTGTGCGCGATGACCGCGGACTGCCCGAGCCGGTGCAGTACACCGCGCCGCACTGA